One genomic segment of Sanyastnella coralliicola includes these proteins:
- a CDS encoding NADPH-dependent FMN reductase, with amino-acid sequence MKFYTGFGENQVNKMEIKSDDKFVVITGTNRPNSMSELVAKAYGYQLEENGVTPTHIHLKDLPRDFVFADAWEEKSPLMNNLINTMEEATKYIFVIPEYNGGFPGVLKAFIDCIPPKVLHGKKAGLIGVSSGMSGAARGMDQFTNVLNYLQVSVLYKKPKFSQIDKSVHDGAINNERMLSLMTEHAQRMVSF; translated from the coding sequence ATGAAGTTTTACACAGGTTTCGGTGAAAATCAGGTTAATAAGATGGAGATAAAATCAGACGATAAATTTGTGGTCATCACAGGTACGAATAGGCCAAATAGCATGAGTGAATTGGTGGCTAAAGCCTATGGTTATCAGCTAGAAGAGAATGGAGTAACCCCGACACATATTCATCTCAAAGACTTGCCACGAGATTTCGTCTTCGCTGATGCATGGGAAGAGAAGTCACCACTAATGAACAATCTCATCAACACCATGGAGGAAGCAACGAAGTACATCTTCGTCATTCCGGAATACAACGGTGGATTTCCTGGTGTCTTAAAAGCCTTCATCGATTGTATCCCTCCAAAAGTACTTCACGGTAAGAAAGCTGGATTGATTGGTGTCTCTTCAGGAATGTCAGGAGCCGCTCGAGGCATGGATCAATTCACAAATGTTCTGAATTACCTCCAAGTGAGCGTACTCTACAAAAAGCCAAAGTTCTCTCAGATCGACAAATCCGTTCATGATGGGGCTATAAACAACGAACGCATGTTGAGTCTAATGACTGAACATGCGCAGCGTATGGTTTCTTTCTAA